The following nucleotide sequence is from Caldalkalibacillus thermarum.
GTTCATGAGAGGCTTTAATAATAAACCGCATCCTTTTCACCTGCCAGGTGGGAGAGTCTGATTATACTTATTCCCATTGTACCAAAGCAGGTGAGGGATTAATAGATGAATCCTCACGGATTCAGGTAGGCATTTTACTTTCCGTGACGGAGGCTGTAACCAATGCCCTTAAGCATGCAGGTTCCTGTCAAGTGGAAATGTGGCAGGAGTCTGCAACAGGGGCGATCCTTTTCCTTGTGATTGACCAAGGGAAAGGCATTCAGCTTAAACATCTTCCCCAAGTGGCATTAGTCCGTGGTTTTTCCACTCGTTCATCGTTAGGCATGGGCTTCCATGTGATGAGTCAATACACCGATAAATTATTTCTAAAAAGTGACCGGGCGGGAACCGTTGTGGGACTATATTTCTATAAGACACTGGGATTGACGTCATAGGGAAGGAGGGGTCAGTGATGGATCATGTGGCCTTGGGTGATACCGTTGAGGAAGCTGTGCATAAAGCTTTAGAAGAAAAAGGATGGCAAAGGGAAGATGTAGAAATAGAAGTCCTAGACCCTGGAAAAAGAGGGATTTTTACCAAACGTCAGGCTGTGGTTCGGATCAGAAAAAAACAACCCGGCCAAACTCAACAAGCAGATCATTCTGCAGGCATGACAAATGAATTGAACGAAGAGAATTTAGTCCAATGGTTAAGTTTGCTTGATCACTCCTCCCCCAGTACAGACAAAGTACCAAGTACCCATTCTGTGCAGGGGGAGCTTTCCTCCCCTGCATCTGCACTGACTGAAGCCACAGAAGATATGGTGTGGTGGGAGGAAAACCGCTTGTGTATGAACCGGGAGCTGTTTGAGAACAATGTTATTCTCTTCCCTCCCCAAAGAGCCAAGTTATTGCTTAATGGAAATCCCCTTAAACATATGGTTGTTTTATCTGCCGCGGACCAGGTGACACTACATCCTGATCTTGGTGAATTAAAAAACTGGATTCATATTGAGACTCGCAACAGGGACATTGAAGCAACGATAAGGCTTAAGGAAGAGGCAACTTTTGAGCTTATTCCACAGCTTACGCCCCATCCCGACAAAATAGAAATCCGCTTTATAGAACAAAAACGCCGTCAGCTTCCAATTACGGCTGGTGATGTGATTAAATTGCTTAATCAAAAAGGTATTGTCTACGGTATCAATTATGAACGTATTGACCAGTGGTTGAGGGAAGGATTTAAAGAGCAAAAACCCTATGTGATTGCTAATGGAAAAGATAAACAGGATGGCCGGCCCACACAGTTTAAAAAGCTGTATACCAGCCAAACACCCAGGTCAGAGGCAGGAGATGAACAAGAAGCCATTGACTGGTTTGGTGTTCATCATGTGCCAAGCGTCAAAGCAGGAGAGAAGATCATGGAGGTTATTCCGGCCTCAAAAGGGGTTAACGGGATCAATGTATATGGCCAACCCATCCCGGCTGCAGATGGAAAGGAGATCCCTCTCCGGCTGGGGAAAGGGGTTGTTTCCAGTCCAGACGGACGCTATGTGTATGCCACGATTGACGGCAGGCCGGAGATCACAAAGGGGAAAGTGAGTGTCAATCCGCTTTATGTCGTGGAGGGAGATGTGTCTCTTGAAACTGGCGGCATTAAATTCCATGGAGATGTCTTGGTGACTGGGGATGTGCTGGAAGGGCTGTCCGTTGAAGCATCGGGGAACGTGGAGATAAAAGGCTCTGTCATTGGCGGAAAAATTGTGGCTGGGCAGCATGTAAAGGTTGTCAAAAATGTGATTGGCAGTCAAGTGACAGCAGGCGGGGAAGTCTCGGCCTATCAGCTGTTGTTGAGCAGAATAGAGAGGATTTTGCAACAATTGGACATGCTATCCAAAGCTTATCACCAGCTTAAAGCCATCCCTGTCTTTAAAATGGAGGACTTATTAAAGAATGGGATAGGACGGTTAATTAAATTGCTGCTTGAATCGAAGCTGAACCAACTCGAGACAGATATAGAACAGTTTGAATATCACTTCAAACAAGCGAACATAGACCACAAACAAGTTGCTGCATGGCTCACATTACTTGTTGAGAAGTTGACAGGCTTGGGACCTTTGTCAATCAAGTCCATTACAGAAATAGAAGAGCTCGTCCATTATGGGCACGAATTGAAACAGGAATTGGAACAACATACGCTCAATCCCTGTCACGTGGCGGCCAGTTATATTCAAAATTCAACGGTTCAGGCAAGCGGCAGTATTTATGTTAAAGGAATGGGTGTGTACAATTCTAAGCTGTATGCCGCAGATGAAATTTGTGTTGATGGTGATCCCGGCATTGTCAGGGGAGGATATCTTGAATCCGGCAAAAAGATCAGAGTGCATGAGTTGGGCGTGTGGAGCGGTGTCAAATCCCACATGGTCATCAGAGAACAAGATGGGGAGGTCTGTGCAGACCACTTAAATGTGGGTGTGATTATCAGCATTAATGGGATTAGTTACCAAAACCAGCGCTATCTTCGTTGTGCCCGTCTGTGCTATGATCCTTCATCGCAGGCAATTAAGGTCATTTCATTTTCTGAGAAGGGGAGAGAGAAATGAATTTGGTGGTTCAAGTTGATGACGGCATCCATCATTTACACTGTCAAGGTGAATTGGATATGGGAACGGTCGTATCATTTGACCAGGTCATGGAGTCCATCCTACACGATGAATCATTAAAAGCTGTGATCTTTGATTTGAAGGAATTAACATTTGTTGATTCAACCGGCATCGGCCAATTGTTGAAATACTGCCAGCAATTGGACAGCCGGCAAATTCCGTACTACTTGGTTAACATCTCTGCCAATATTCAAGAAATTTTTGAGGTCCTGGGACTGTCTACTGTCATTGGACAGGAACGTTTTCAGCCTACAGCCCTTGCAGCAAAGGAACTTTTGAACAAATAATTTGGGGAGAGGAAGGATAAATCCTCTCCATTTTTTTATCAGGGAAAAATTGATTATGGGAAAAATCTTAACGATGCTCCTTAACAATCCGGCTTGCCCAACCGATATAATTAATAATTGAGAGATGAAGATGAGCTTCGAGGAAGGTGAACGGGCATGAAAATCGATCACACCCATGGCGTTTGGCGGCCCAATCCCTATCAGCAGCAGGCAGCCAAACCCGTCCAGAAAAGAGAAAAGCCGGGCCGGGATCAGGTCCAAATTTCTGCAGAAGCCAAAGCCATGTTAGATACCCAAACCGCTCTCAACCAAAAGCGGCAGGCTAAATTGGAGAGGATTAAAAGCGAGCTGGAAAGCGGCACTTATCAAGTGGACAGCAGGAAAGTGGCTGAGCGCCTTTTTGATTTCTGGTTTAGACGAGGCTAAAGGAGCGGATTCTGCTATGCGCATGTTGATCGCCACTCTGGAAGAGATGATCCAGGTCCATGAGATGATGCTGGACATTGCCCAAAAGAAGCAGGAGGTCTTGGTGAAGGGGGACGTTCAGCAGCTGTTGGCCTTGTTGCAGGAAGAAGGGAAATGGTTGAAGCAGATGAGCAAGCTGGAACATGAACGGCAGTTTCAAGTGGAAGATTATTTGAGACGGCTTGGGCTTAAAGCCGAGGAGGACATCACCTTGTCCCGCCTGTTGCCCCTGATTCCTGACAAGGAAGAAAGAAATCAGGTTGAGGCGCTGGCCACCCAGTTGGTTGAAATCATTGGCCGCTTGCAACGGCAAAATGAGCTGAACATGCGCCTGACCCAGGATGCGCTTAAGGTGGTCAACCACTCGCTGGAGGTGCTCACCCAAAGTGAACCGGAGCTGACTTACCAGAAGCCGGAGCAGAACGGGAAAAACCATTCTTCAGAACCATCCAGGCGAAGCTTTTTCGATACTAAAGCATAGGGAGTGAGAGGATGAGATCTACGTTTCATGGCTTGGAAACGGCCAAGCGGGGCTTGTACGCCCAGCAAACCGGCATCAATACCACAGCGCACAATATTGCCAACGCTAACACCAAAGGCTATACCCGGCAGCGGGTCAATTTTACCGCCTCTGCCCCCATTGAAGTCCCGGCCCTGAACCGGTCGGTGGCTCCGGGCCAGTTGGGAACCGGCGTTAATTTTTCTTCCATTGTGCGTTTGCGGGAAAAGTTTTTAGATGATCAATACCGCAACGAGGCCAGTTCCTACGGTTACTGGCATGTGCAAAAAGATGCGCTGGAGAAAATCGAACTGATTTTTAACGAGCCCAGTGAAAACGGCCTGCGCTCCACCATCGACCAGTTTTGGAATGCCTGGAGTGATTTGAGCCGGGAACCGGAGAACCTGACGGCCCGGGCCGTGGTGCGCGAGCGGGCCCAGGCCATGCTGGATGCTTTTCAATATGCAGAAACCAAACTGAAAGAGTTGCAAAAAGACTTGGAAGTCAGCTTTGAAGTCAAGCGGATCGAAGCCAATACCTATATTCAGCACATCGCCCAACTGAACAAGGAAATCCGCCGCATTGAAGGAATGGGCATGAACGCCAACGATTTGCGTGACCAGCGGGATGTGCTGGTTGATGAATTGGCCCGGCTGGTGGCCATTAAAGTGGAAGAAGACAGTCAGGGGATGTACACCATTACGCTGCAGCGTAGCGGCAGTGAGGATATAAAGTTAGTCGAAGGCATCGCGTATTACACGATAGGTGAAGATGATTCCGGCAACGCAGCAGGAATTGTGGAGCTTTCGGCTGTTCAAGAAAATGGCCTTAGCGGCGAGTTGCACAGTTTGTGGAAGGCTGAGAACGAAATTGTTCAGGGATACTTGAATGAACTGCGGGCAATGTTCTTTACATTGGTTTACGGTGAAGTTGAAATCACTGTGCCGGCTGACAGTGCACTGTACGATCCGGAGAATCATACTTTGGTGGAATATAAAGCAGGAGATAAGATAACGGTTAATGGAATTAATGGCCTTCACCAGCTGGGTTGGACGTTGCGTGAGGAAAATGGAAATGCCATTGGCGGTCCGCCATTATTTGTTTTGGCAGATGGAACTGATTTTGAAAATATATCGTTTGAAGATTTCCGCATTGCTAATGTGCGCCTCAATCCTGATATCGCTCATAATGCGGGGTTGATTGCCGCTTCGGCACGTGTTGAAATCGTGGATGGACAATTGAAGGTGTTGAAAGGAAACGGAAACTTGGCTCTGATGATGAGTCAATTGCGCGACCAGGCGTTCAACATCGGGGGTGAACCGGGAACGGTAGATGACTATTACCGTTCCTTGTTAGGTAAGCTCGGGGTGCAAACCCAGAAAGCCTCCCGCCAAGCCAGCAACCAGAAAATCATCATGGAAGCTGTGGACAACCGCCGGCAATCGGTGAGCGGGGTTTCCCTCGATGAAGAGATGGTTAACCTGGTTCAGCTTCAGCATGCCTATAATGCTTCGGCACGGATGGTCACCGCAGTGGATCAGATGCTGGACACGATTATTAACCGCATGGGTATTGTCGGGCGTTAGAGTGGTTCCCGGGGTTTGTCTAGTTTGCCAGATTGAAACAGTTTAACAGTTGAGCGCCCATAAGTGGCTTGAGAAGGGATCTGGAGAGGAAGGTGTACAGAGATGAGAGTCACGCCAAAAATGATCAGCGACCAGATGCTGAACAATTTGAACCGCAATTTAAGCCGGTTGGAAAAAGTGCAGTGGCAACTGTCTACCGGGCGCAAAATCAGCAAACCGTCCGATGATCCGGTAGGTTTAAACTATGCTCTCCGCTACCGCAGTGAGCTGGCGGCCAACCAGCAATACCAGCGCAATCTGGATTCGGCTCTGTCCTGGCTGGAAAACGCCGATACCATGGTCGGACAGGTGGTGAACGTGATCCAACGGGCCCGGGAGTTGACCGTGCAAGGTTCAACGGGCAGCAACTCAGCCCAATCCTTGCAAGCGATTGCGGCTGAAATTGATCAGTTGATCGAACAGCTGCGGGAAATTGCCAACTCCCGTTTTAACGGGAAATACATTTTTAACGGTCAGCGGACGGACCAGCCCCCTTATCCGGACGACGATTTTGCTGCGGCCCAGTTCGATACGGGAAAAATAGAATTTGAGGTTGGACGGGGCGTCACCATTGCGGTTAACCAGCATGCCGGAGAGATCTTTGGTGAAGGGACAGAAACGGATAATCTGTTTATTGTTCTGGGCCAAATCAGAGACGCGCTGCGAGACAATGACCCGGAAGCAGCAGAAGCGTTATTGGGCCAATTGGACAGCCGCATGGACAAAGTACTGGAAAAATGGGCGGATATTGGCGCCCGCTATAACCGTTTGGAGTTGATGGACAACCGTTTGAAGGACAACACACTGAACTTTACCAATCTGTTGTCCAAAACAGAAGATGCTGACCTGGCTGAGGTGATTATCAATCTGCGGACGGAAGAAAACATCTACCGTTCCAGCCTGGCTGCCGGAGCGCGCATCATCCAGCCCAGTCTGATCGACTTCCTGCGTTAGTGGATAAGCCGTGAAGTGGATGTGCGGGGGTAGGTGCGGTATAATAGGCCTAGCAGAGTGGGTTGCGGGGGACGTTATTTAATTAGCGCGCCCCCTGAGCAGGGGAAAGGAGGCCAGGAATGAGCGAGAGATTGGAAAGTATGATCAGCGATCTGGGCAAACATATCATGGGCCTGGGAGACAAGATTGACCAATTGGGTCACGCTGTTCACCGCTTGGACAAACGAATAGATAAAGTCGAACACCGTCTGGAAAAAGTAGAGCAGCGTTTGGACAAAGTGGAGCAACGCTTGGACAAAGTGGAGCAGCGCTTGGATGAACATGACAGACGCTTTGAGCAAATTGAGCAACGTCTGGACAAACATGAGCAGATGATCGAGCAATTGCTCTCTATTGTGGCCTCAACCAACCAGCGCGTAGAGGAATTGAGGAAAGAGCAGCAACAATTCCGGGAAGAAGTGAATGAGCGTTTCGACCGTCTGGAGCAAAAGGTGCACTATATTGAAATTGACCTGGAGTATCAGCATCGCCGTACGGCTGACCTGGAGCGGGATATGCACCGTTTGAAAAAGGCGGCCAATGACTAGTGGTTACACATTGTCATGTAACCGCTTTTTTGTTTGGATGGCTTGACTACCCCTGGTTTAACCAAGCGTATTTTTATGGAAAGGGTGAAACTGATGAAGGTAATACACTCCCCCCGTTTTGGACAGGTGCACTATGCAGAGGAACAAGTGATCACGTTTCCTCAAGGGCTACCAGGATTTGAAACATGTACCCGCTATGTGCTTCTGCCACTGGATGAACAGGATGAGCAGCCGTTTTATTTTCTACAGTCTATTGAGGAAGGGGATTTGAGCTTTTTGGTGCTTAATCCGCTCCGTTTTTTCCCGGACTATGAGGTCGAATTGAGTGACGCGGTGGTCGATAAGCTCCAAATAGAAAAGCCTGAGGATGTTTCTCTGTTTACTACGGTGACTGTGAGAGGCTCACTGCACGATGCGACTACCAATCTGAAGGCGCCGCTGGTCATTAATGTACCCAAGCGACTGGGCAAGCAAGTGGTTGTGGAGAACAAGGATTATCTGCTCAAGCAGCCCCTGTTTGTTCCCGAGAATAAGCAGGCCAATGCGGGGCAGAAGGGGTGATAACGGGTGCTTGTCTTGGCGCGTAAAAAAGGAGAATCCATTATTATTGATGATCAAATTGAAGTCAAAGTGGTCGCTGTGGAAGGGGATGTGGTCAAGCTGGGCATTGAAGCGCCAAAATCGGTGTCCATCCACCGCCAGGAAGTATACCAGGCCATTCAGGAGGAAAACCGGGCCGCCCGGATGACGGCTTTTGATCCGGAGTGGTTGAAGAAGTTAAAAAGTAACATTGAGTGAGGGTTGCCCATTCTGGTTTTCTGACAACTTATAAAGAAAGAAAAGTTTCCTTTACTGATCCGTTTTCTGGGAAAATATCTCTTCTAACTTAATGCTGACGCCAGGAATGATTCGAACAGGTACTTCATCTTCCTTACTGTAAAAAACGGGTCCTTCATATTGACCTTGATCATTAAGCAGATAGACCATCACAATGTGGTCAATAGGATGGACGATCCAGTACTCTTTCACCCCATGCTGTTCGTAAAGTTTCCGCTTGCGGATGTAATCGTTGGTGGCTGTACTGGGTGAAGTGACTTCAATGATCAAGTCAGGAGCCCCTTTCACTCCCCTGTCGTCCAATTTGGCCGGGTCGCAAACGACCACGATATCGGGTTGAACCACATTGATCATGTGCGCCTCCTGCTCATCTTGATTGTTCACCAGACGAACGTCAAGGGGCGCGACATAAACCCGGCAGGGATGGTTTCGCAGGGCCTGATACAGTGTGGCAGATAACGCCATGACAACCTCTTGGTGCTGGCGGGAGGGTGAAGGGGCCAGCAGGTAAGGCACGCCGTTGATCAGTTCGAGGCGCTCATCATCCGGCCAGTTCAGGTAATCGGCATAAGTATAGGTTTTGCCAGATTTTTTAACTTACCTCCGACAGAAGTCTCCCACTTCTAAGCGAAGCGAAAGTGGGAGATGAATGTCGGTTTGATGTAGCCTCAATATGATGAGTGTGGTAAAATAAAATCAAACAAACGTTCGTATTGTGGGCAGGTGATGCGGATATGCCCAACAAAGCCTACAAA
It contains:
- a CDS encoding flagellar protein FlgN, coding for MRMLIATLEEMIQVHEMMLDIAQKKQEVLVKGDVQQLLALLQEEGKWLKQMSKLEHERQFQVEDYLRRLGLKAEEDITLSRLLPLIPDKEERNQVEALATQLVEIIGRLQRQNELNMRLTQDALKVVNHSLEVLTQSEPELTYQKPEQNGKNHSSEPSRRSFFDTKA
- a CDS encoding flagellar assembly protein A, with translation MDHVALGDTVEEAVHKALEEKGWQREDVEIEVLDPGKRGIFTKRQAVVRIRKKQPGQTQQADHSAGMTNELNEENLVQWLSLLDHSSPSTDKVPSTHSVQGELSSPASALTEATEDMVWWEENRLCMNRELFENNVILFPPQRAKLLLNGNPLKHMVVLSAADQVTLHPDLGELKNWIHIETRNRDIEATIRLKEEATFELIPQLTPHPDKIEIRFIEQKRRQLPITAGDVIKLLNQKGIVYGINYERIDQWLREGFKEQKPYVIANGKDKQDGRPTQFKKLYTSQTPRSEAGDEQEAIDWFGVHHVPSVKAGEKIMEVIPASKGVNGINVYGQPIPAADGKEIPLRLGKGVVSSPDGRYVYATIDGRPEITKGKVSVNPLYVVEGDVSLETGGIKFHGDVLVTGDVLEGLSVEASGNVEIKGSVIGGKIVAGQHVKVVKNVIGSQVTAGGEVSAYQLLLSRIERILQQLDMLSKAYHQLKAIPVFKMEDLLKNGIGRLIKLLLESKLNQLETDIEQFEYHFKQANIDHKQVAAWLTLLVEKLTGLGPLSIKSITEIEELVHYGHELKQELEQHTLNPCHVAASYIQNSTVQASGSIYVKGMGVYNSKLYAADEICVDGDPGIVRGGYLESGKKIRVHELGVWSGVKSHMVIREQDGEVCADHLNVGVIISINGISYQNQRYLRCARLCYDPSSQAIKVISFSEKGREK
- the flgK gene encoding flagellar hook-associated protein FlgK, with translation MRSTFHGLETAKRGLYAQQTGINTTAHNIANANTKGYTRQRVNFTASAPIEVPALNRSVAPGQLGTGVNFSSIVRLREKFLDDQYRNEASSYGYWHVQKDALEKIELIFNEPSENGLRSTIDQFWNAWSDLSREPENLTARAVVRERAQAMLDAFQYAETKLKELQKDLEVSFEVKRIEANTYIQHIAQLNKEIRRIEGMGMNANDLRDQRDVLVDELARLVAIKVEEDSQGMYTITLQRSGSEDIKLVEGIAYYTIGEDDSGNAAGIVELSAVQENGLSGELHSLWKAENEIVQGYLNELRAMFFTLVYGEVEITVPADSALYDPENHTLVEYKAGDKITVNGINGLHQLGWTLREENGNAIGGPPLFVLADGTDFENISFEDFRIANVRLNPDIAHNAGLIAASARVEIVDGQLKVLKGNGNLALMMSQLRDQAFNIGGEPGTVDDYYRSLLGKLGVQTQKASRQASNQKIIMEAVDNRRQSVSGVSLDEEMVNLVQLQHAYNASARMVTAVDQMLDTIINRMGIVGR
- the csrA gene encoding carbon storage regulator CsrA, with the translated sequence MLVLARKKGESIIIDDQIEVKVVAVEGDVVKLGIEAPKSVSIHRQEVYQAIQEENRAARMTAFDPEWLKKLKSNIE
- the flgL gene encoding flagellar hook-associated protein FlgL, whose protein sequence is MRVTPKMISDQMLNNLNRNLSRLEKVQWQLSTGRKISKPSDDPVGLNYALRYRSELAANQQYQRNLDSALSWLENADTMVGQVVNVIQRARELTVQGSTGSNSAQSLQAIAAEIDQLIEQLREIANSRFNGKYIFNGQRTDQPPYPDDDFAAAQFDTGKIEFEVGRGVTIAVNQHAGEIFGEGTETDNLFIVLGQIRDALRDNDPEAAEALLGQLDSRMDKVLEKWADIGARYNRLELMDNRLKDNTLNFTNLLSKTEDADLAEVIINLRTEENIYRSSLAAGARIIQPSLIDFLR
- a CDS encoding ATP-binding protein, with the translated sequence MTEAVTNALKHAGSCQVEMWQESATGAILFLVIDQGKGIQLKHLPQVALVRGFSTRSSLGMGFHVMSQYTDKLFLKSDRAGTVVGLYFYKTLGLTS
- the fliW gene encoding flagellar assembly protein FliW, producing MKVIHSPRFGQVHYAEEQVITFPQGLPGFETCTRYVLLPLDEQDEQPFYFLQSIEEGDLSFLVLNPLRFFPDYEVELSDAVVDKLQIEKPEDVSLFTTVTVRGSLHDATTNLKAPLVINVPKRLGKQVVVENKDYLLKQPLFVPENKQANAGQKG
- the flgM gene encoding flagellar biosynthesis anti-sigma factor FlgM — encoded protein: MKIDHTHGVWRPNPYQQQAAKPVQKREKPGRDQVQISAEAKAMLDTQTALNQKRQAKLERIKSELESGTYQVDSRKVAERLFDFWFRRG
- a CDS encoding Uma2 family endonuclease, with the translated sequence MNWPDDERLELINGVPYLLAPSPSRQHQEVVMALSATLYQALRNHPCRVYVAPLDVRLVNNQDEQEAHMINVVQPDIVVVCDPAKLDDRGVKGAPDLIIEVTSPSTATNDYIRKRKLYEQHGVKEYWIVHPIDHIVMVYLLNDQGQYEGPVFYSKEDEVPVRIIPGVSIKLEEIFSQKTDQ
- a CDS encoding STAS domain-containing protein produces the protein MNLVVQVDDGIHHLHCQGELDMGTVVSFDQVMESILHDESLKAVIFDLKELTFVDSTGIGQLLKYCQQLDSRQIPYYLVNISANIQEIFEVLGLSTVIGQERFQPTALAAKELLNK